A DNA window from Candidatus Poribacteria bacterium contains the following coding sequences:
- a CDS encoding efflux RND transporter periplasmic adaptor subunit: protein MLPYAGAWTDSAWSSVMGRYDSHRHAKGASMTERATRTTAVAALWCGIVTAALSQNGDVPIPVEVRAATRGDLTRDIRLTGVVAPRAQVSVYTRVPGNIKELRFEEGQRVSKGTVLAVIDEFDTLSLGVRQAEAQVASATLMLEQARKMSEARAKSQLEQARAGVDAATAVVAQVRELSGPRVETQVAQAEAGLDAMRATLRKIREGARVEEREQIQAGLTQATAALDSAESTFRRMKELYEAGAVSRQTFEGTETQLKVARAQHTVAKEQVKLVEEGARPEDIEAVEAQVRQADAALALAKSQVAAKTWELDLAQAESGLRTAQAGMALAQTAWDSELWRNEIALAEAAVAAANVGLEMAKLRLKDASVVAPITGVVARRPVDVGDFVNAGYSMGDPVCEIVDTSVLYAVVDASESDLPYIEAGASADVSVRGGGQPLEGTVSLIGAVVNPRTHTAVVKVALKGSDGIKPGAYADVTLSSSMRAGVVLVPRTALTEQRGDQAVLYVVVGDRAAKRIVTTSSSKGDLIEVTSGVQPGDQVIVSGQRRVSEGSRVRVAGTS from the coding sequence ATGTTGCCCTATGCAGGGGCTTGGACCGATTCCGCTTGGTCATCCGTCATGGGTCGGTATGACTCCCATCGGCATGCGAAAGGTGCATCCATGACTGAGCGAGCCACGCGCACCACGGCGGTCGCCGCGCTCTGGTGCGGCATCGTTACGGCTGCCTTGTCACAGAACGGCGACGTCCCGATACCCGTGGAGGTCCGCGCGGCGACTCGGGGTGACCTCACGCGGGACATTCGACTCACGGGCGTCGTAGCTCCACGCGCCCAGGTGAGCGTCTACACCCGCGTTCCCGGAAACATCAAGGAGTTGCGGTTCGAGGAGGGTCAACGGGTCTCGAAGGGAACCGTGCTCGCCGTGATCGACGAGTTCGACACGCTGAGCCTTGGGGTCCGCCAAGCGGAGGCTCAGGTGGCTTCGGCGACGCTGATGCTCGAACAGGCGCGCAAGATGTCTGAGGCGCGCGCCAAGAGCCAACTGGAGCAGGCGCGCGCTGGTGTCGACGCGGCGACGGCGGTCGTCGCCCAAGTTCGCGAACTGTCGGGACCGCGTGTCGAGACCCAGGTCGCCCAAGCCGAGGCAGGTCTGGACGCGATGCGGGCGACCTTGCGCAAGATCCGTGAAGGGGCCCGTGTTGAAGAGCGCGAGCAGATTCAGGCGGGCCTAACGCAGGCAACGGCCGCCCTCGACAGCGCCGAGAGCACTTTCCGGCGGATGAAAGAGCTCTACGAAGCGGGAGCCGTCAGCCGCCAGACGTTCGAAGGCACGGAGACACAGCTCAAGGTAGCTCGCGCTCAGCACACCGTCGCCAAGGAGCAGGTCAAGCTGGTCGAAGAAGGGGCGCGACCGGAGGATATCGAGGCGGTCGAGGCGCAGGTCCGTCAAGCAGACGCGGCGCTCGCGCTGGCGAAGAGCCAGGTTGCCGCCAAGACGTGGGAGCTCGACCTGGCTCAGGCGGAGTCCGGGCTCCGAACCGCCCAAGCAGGCATGGCGCTCGCCCAGACCGCGTGGGACTCCGAGCTGTGGCGCAACGAGATCGCCCTGGCGGAAGCCGCCGTCGCTGCTGCCAACGTCGGACTGGAAATGGCGAAGCTGCGTCTGAAGGACGCATCCGTTGTCGCACCGATCACCGGGGTCGTTGCGCGCCGACCGGTGGACGTCGGTGACTTCGTCAACGCGGGATACAGCATGGGCGATCCGGTGTGCGAGATCGTCGACACAAGCGTGCTCTACGCGGTCGTGGACGCGTCGGAGTCCGACTTGCCGTACATCGAGGCGGGAGCTTCGGCGGACGTGAGCGTGCGCGGCGGTGGTCAGCCCCTTGAGGGAACCGTTTCGCTGATCGGCGCCGTGGTGAACCCACGGACGCACACTGCGGTCGTGAAGGTCGCGCTCAAGGGCTCCGACGGCATCAAACCGGGCGCCTACGCGGATGTCACGCTGTCATCGTCGATGCGAGCCGGGGTAGTCCTAGTACCCCGAACCGCTTTGACCGAACAGCGGGGAGATCAGGCAGTACTGTACGTCGTCGTGGGCGACCGCGCCGCTAAGCGCATTGTGACCACGTCGTCGTCGAAGGGGGACCTGATCGAGGTGACGTCCGGCGTGCAGCCGGGCGACCAGGTGATCGTCAGCGGTCAACGGCGCGTGTCTGAGGGCTCGCGCGTGCGGGTTGCGGGCACGAGCTAG
- a CDS encoding aldo/keto reductase — MEGDSMETRTLGRDGPEIPVIGFGAWPIGGGMGEVDEAQAVATIHAAIDHGITLIDTAQAYRGSEGVIGRALTDGRRSSVFLATKVSGNFSAAAIRTAIDDSLAALRTDYVDLYQVHWWNARYPIDETMRALDDLRRSGKARYLGVSNFGVREMEEAMKTTPFHSLQPCYHLLDRSIENTILPFCQQEGIGILAHSPLAKGLLTGKYRPGHRFAEDDERARMDSFADASLRRVEPIIDGLAEIASGRGKTLVQLSINALLRNPAVTCVLVGAKTPQQVVEHVGAQGWRLTEDEFDAVDRLVSLP; from the coding sequence ATGGAGGGAGACTCGATGGAGACTCGCACGCTCGGCAGAGACGGTCCGGAAATCCCGGTGATCGGCTTCGGGGCGTGGCCCATCGGCGGGGGCATGGGAGAGGTCGACGAAGCGCAGGCGGTCGCGACGATCCATGCCGCCATCGATCACGGCATCACGCTGATCGACACGGCGCAAGCCTACAGAGGGTCTGAGGGAGTCATCGGTAGAGCGCTGACCGACGGTCGCCGATCTTCCGTGTTCCTTGCGACGAAGGTCAGCGGGAACTTCTCAGCCGCAGCCATCCGCACGGCAATCGACGACAGCTTGGCTGCCCTGCGGACGGACTACGTGGACCTCTACCAGGTTCACTGGTGGAACGCCCGGTACCCGATCGACGAGACGATGCGAGCTCTCGACGACCTTCGTCGGAGCGGCAAAGCGCGGTATCTCGGTGTGTCCAACTTCGGGGTCCGAGAGATGGAAGAAGCGATGAAGACGACGCCCTTCCATTCACTGCAACCGTGTTACCATTTGCTGGACCGATCCATCGAGAACACGATCCTGCCGTTCTGCCAGCAGGAGGGAATCGGCATACTGGCGCACAGCCCTCTGGCAAAAGGTCTGCTGACCGGGAAGTACCGACCGGGTCACCGGTTCGCTGAGGATGACGAGCGAGCGCGGATGGACTCGTTCGCCGATGCGTCGCTTCGGCGTGTCGAACCGATCATCGACGGCTTGGCTGAGATCGCCTCGGGTCGCGGCAAGACGCTGGTTCAGCTCTCGATCAACGCGCTGCTGAGGAACCCGGCAGTGACGTGCGTGTTGGTGGGCGCAAAGACGCCGCAACAGGTGGTCGAGCACGTCGGCGCCCAGGGGTGGCGGCTCACGGAGGATGAGTTCGATGCCGTCGACCGTCTCGTCAGCCTCCCCTAG
- a CDS encoding NADH-quinone oxidoreductase subunit N: MQSLSNLESLTHFVPELALASFAVVVLIADLLARGRGSQMAAALALLSLVVVGAIVAAETHDGELLFMGMVRHDAFSQFLKVLIAVCGATTVVVSWRAPEIDGKMKGEYYTLLLFAIFGMFLMVSAANLVLVYIAVEMASISSYLLAGFVTSRTRSSEAAFKYVIYGSVASGVMLFGISLLFGMAGGADIAGMSSRLVGAPNVGVVLALVLVFAGIGYKIASVPFHMWSPDVYEGSPLPVTAFLSVASKAAGFGLAIRFFYDGWASASASVADWPTFVALVSVLTMTVGNFAAIGQRNLKRLLAYSSIAHGGYLLMGVAAMGGGSSEPIAPMLFYLVVYLFMNLGAFYIVLHLSHPSRLGSETIDGYRGLVRRNPWLAVSMSVFLFSLIGLPPFAGFWGKLYLFKSVIDRSLAPGGIAGHNFTWLVVVGLLNSAVSLYYYFSVVKAMLLDAGEEEGQVRAHPAFAVLLLLLLIPTLLLGFVTTSDDPWVRDASLSAASTSLVP; encoded by the coding sequence GTGCAGTCACTATCGAACCTTGAGAGCCTGACGCACTTCGTACCGGAGCTCGCCCTCGCCTCGTTCGCGGTGGTCGTGCTGATCGCCGATCTCCTGGCGCGAGGGAGAGGCAGTCAGATGGCGGCAGCGCTGGCGCTGCTGAGTCTCGTCGTCGTCGGCGCCATCGTCGCTGCCGAGACGCACGACGGCGAGCTCCTGTTCATGGGCATGGTTCGGCACGACGCGTTCTCGCAGTTCCTCAAGGTACTGATCGCCGTCTGCGGCGCGACGACCGTCGTCGTCTCGTGGCGCGCGCCCGAGATCGATGGGAAGATGAAGGGCGAGTACTACACGCTCCTGCTCTTCGCGATCTTCGGCATGTTCCTCATGGTCTCAGCCGCGAACCTGGTGCTCGTCTACATCGCGGTGGAGATGGCGAGCATCAGCTCCTATCTCCTCGCCGGCTTCGTCACGTCGCGGACACGGTCGAGCGAGGCTGCCTTCAAGTACGTCATCTACGGCTCCGTGGCTTCGGGCGTCATGCTGTTCGGCATCTCGCTGCTCTTCGGCATGGCCGGCGGCGCAGACATCGCCGGGATGTCTTCGCGCCTTGTCGGAGCGCCGAACGTCGGAGTGGTCCTCGCGCTGGTGCTCGTGTTCGCCGGGATCGGCTACAAGATCGCGTCCGTTCCGTTTCACATGTGGTCACCGGACGTGTACGAGGGGTCGCCGCTACCAGTGACGGCGTTCCTGTCTGTTGCCTCGAAGGCGGCGGGATTCGGTCTGGCGATCCGCTTCTTCTACGATGGGTGGGCATCCGCCAGCGCGTCGGTCGCCGACTGGCCCACCTTCGTCGCCCTCGTGAGCGTTCTGACGATGACCGTGGGCAACTTCGCCGCGATCGGTCAGCGGAACCTGAAGCGTCTGCTCGCCTATTCGAGCATCGCTCACGGCGGCTACCTCCTGATGGGCGTCGCCGCGATGGGAGGCGGATCGTCCGAGCCCATCGCGCCCATGCTGTTCTATCTGGTCGTCTATCTCTTCATGAACTTGGGCGCGTTCTACATCGTGCTCCACCTATCGCATCCCTCGCGCCTTGGCTCCGAGACCATCGACGGCTATCGCGGGCTTGTTCGCCGGAACCCATGGCTCGCGGTGTCGATGAGCGTCTTTCTGTTCTCGTTGATCGGCTTGCCGCCGTTCGCGGGCTTCTGGGGCAAACTCTACCTGTTCAAGTCCGTGATCGACCGCAGCCTCGCGCCAGGCGGCATCGCAGGTCACAACTTCACCTGGCTGGTCGTCGTCGGGCTGCTGAACAGCGCCGTGTCGCTCTACTACTACTTCAGCGTCGTCAAGGCAATGCTGCTCGACGCCGGCGAGGAAGAGGGTCAGGTCCGCGCTCACCCGGCATTTGCCGTGTTGCTGCTCCTGCTGCTGATACCGACACTGCTCCTCGGCTTCGTCACGACATCCGACGATCCCTGGGTTCGCGACGCCTCCCTGAGCGCCGCCTCGACCTCGCTGGTGCCCTGA
- the nuoL gene encoding NADH-quinone oxidoreductase subunit L, translated as MALTPTILLIILFSPLAAFLIQILIGRRLFGATDYLDPADAPHDGHHHGAGNRAAGAIIPILGIVIPLVLVVLTVLPSLMQPTDPVAVPTDGNGAVWIDLGGHQIRIGLLVDNTSKVLLFMVTFVCSMIHIFASAYMKLRDGNPEPRYTRFFAYLSLFTFSMILLAVSDNLLTLFVGWELMGLCSYLLIGFYYEKKSACDASLKAFMTTRVGDVLLFLALAIIWTNIGSLRFAEVAAGIRAGHLSGGLLTAAGILALGGAIGKSAQFPLHTWLPDAMEGPTPVSALIHAATMVAAGVYLAARLLQMAVLDATAMLFLAYVGAFTAVFAASIAFVQNDIKRVLAYSTISQLGYMMLAVGVGNYTAAIFHLLTHAFFKACMFLGSGSVIHAMHDALHHVHSHADAQDMRNMGGLRRKMPWTFATFAVSTLAISGVPLTSGFLSKDAILGGSLAFAMRESAHAALPVLGFGAALMTAFYMFRLLFMTFFGEAAARADDHDREDVSHAHGHLHESPALMTVPLVGLAAFSLFLFWSANPFAEGWIGEVVTRESLPTAMAPASSMSAMIASADVTEHVATDAPSHAPSTDAHSDESDVAAHGTEGHGESHDDVAHTAHQVGVVLSLIVAGAGILLSVLVYPMSRISTSRLAGGSFARVLERKYGFDELYGFLFVRNLLRVNRASAAFDNRVVDGAVNGVGRVLGSGRYSMTWLSGAIDRAVVDGAVNGVASVIRAFGGAFRRIQTGMVQSYLLVIFTGLVVLVFILSAFAR; from the coding sequence GTGGCGCTCACGCCGACGATCCTGCTGATCATACTGTTCTCTCCGCTTGCCGCCTTCCTGATCCAGATCCTGATCGGTCGGCGGCTTTTCGGCGCGACGGACTACCTGGATCCAGCGGACGCCCCCCACGACGGACACCACCACGGCGCTGGGAACCGAGCCGCCGGCGCGATCATCCCAATCCTGGGCATCGTAATCCCGCTGGTGCTGGTCGTGCTGACGGTTCTGCCGTCGCTGATGCAGCCCACCGATCCGGTGGCGGTCCCAACCGACGGCAACGGCGCTGTCTGGATCGACCTCGGCGGACACCAGATTCGTATCGGGCTCCTCGTGGACAACACATCGAAGGTGCTCCTCTTCATGGTCACCTTCGTCTGCTCGATGATCCACATCTTCGCGTCCGCGTACATGAAGCTGCGCGACGGCAATCCGGAGCCACGCTACACGCGCTTCTTCGCCTACCTGTCGCTCTTCACGTTCTCGATGATCCTGCTCGCCGTGTCGGACAACCTGCTGACGCTCTTCGTCGGCTGGGAGCTGATGGGTCTTTGCTCGTACCTGCTCATCGGCTTCTACTACGAGAAGAAGTCGGCGTGCGACGCCTCGCTGAAGGCGTTCATGACGACCCGGGTTGGCGACGTGCTGCTGTTCCTGGCGCTGGCGATCATCTGGACGAACATCGGGAGCCTGCGATTCGCAGAAGTGGCTGCCGGGATCCGCGCCGGACACCTGAGCGGCGGGCTTCTCACTGCGGCGGGTATCCTGGCTCTCGGCGGAGCGATCGGGAAATCGGCGCAGTTCCCGCTGCATACGTGGCTGCCGGACGCGATGGAGGGTCCCACGCCGGTCAGCGCGTTGATCCACGCGGCGACGATGGTGGCGGCGGGCGTCTACCTGGCGGCTCGCCTTCTCCAGATGGCTGTCCTGGACGCGACGGCGATGCTGTTCCTCGCCTACGTCGGGGCGTTCACAGCCGTCTTCGCCGCGAGCATCGCGTTCGTGCAAAACGACATCAAGCGCGTGCTCGCCTATTCGACGATCAGCCAGCTCGGGTACATGATGCTGGCAGTCGGAGTCGGCAACTACACGGCGGCGATCTTCCACCTGCTGACGCATGCCTTCTTCAAGGCATGCATGTTCCTCGGATCGGGTAGCGTCATCCACGCGATGCACGACGCGCTCCATCACGTCCACTCGCACGCCGACGCCCAAGACATGCGCAACATGGGCGGACTCCGGCGCAAGATGCCTTGGACGTTTGCGACCTTCGCCGTGTCCACGCTCGCCATCTCCGGCGTGCCGCTGACATCGGGATTCCTGAGCAAGGACGCCATCCTGGGCGGGTCGCTGGCGTTCGCCATGCGTGAGTCCGCCCATGCGGCGTTGCCGGTGCTCGGGTTCGGCGCAGCGCTGATGACCGCCTTCTACATGTTCCGCCTCCTGTTCATGACGTTCTTCGGCGAAGCCGCTGCCCGCGCCGATGACCACGACCGTGAAGACGTGTCCCACGCCCACGGACACCTGCACGAATCGCCGGCATTGATGACGGTTCCGCTCGTGGGACTCGCGGCGTTCAGCTTGTTCCTCTTCTGGTCGGCGAACCCGTTCGCTGAGGGCTGGATCGGCGAGGTGGTGACGCGCGAATCTCTGCCAACCGCGATGGCTCCCGCGTCGTCGATGTCTGCGATGATTGCGAGCGCGGATGTAACCGAGCACGTCGCGACAGATGCACCGTCGCACGCACCATCAACTGACGCGCACTCGGACGAGAGCGACGTTGCGGCGCACGGAACCGAGGGACACGGAGAGAGCCATGACGACGTCGCGCACACGGCGCACCAGGTCGGCGTGGTGCTGTCTCTGATCGTCGCCGGTGCAGGCATCCTGCTGTCCGTGCTCGTGTACCCGATGTCCCGCATCTCGACGTCGCGGTTGGCGGGCGGCTCGTTCGCCCGAGTGCTCGAACGCAAGTACGGGTTCGACGAGCTATACGGCTTCCTCTTCGTTCGGAACCTGTTGCGCGTGAACCGGGCGTCCGCCGCGTTCGACAATCGCGTCGTCGATGGCGCGGTCAACGGAGTCGGTCGCGTGCTGGGGAGCGGACGGTATTCGATGACGTGGCTCAGCGGCGCGATCGACCGCGCGGTCGTCGACGGAGCGGTCAATGGCGTCGCGAGCGTCATCCGCGCGTTCGGAGGAGCGTTCCGCCGCATTCAGACGGGCATGGTTCAGAGCTATCTGCTGGTGATCTTCACGGGCTTAGTGGTGCTGGTCTTCATCTTGTCGGCATTCGCTCGCTAG
- a CDS encoding efflux RND transporter permease subunit encodes MLPVRKPVLTTMMVLVFIVLGAVSFMRIKVDLFPEISFPYVTVVTIYPGAGPGEVETQLTEKIEDEVVAISRVKRVMSTSRENVSVVAIEFELGTDVDLASIEVKDKVDAIRFSLPQSAEDPSVTKFDIGAAPVMDLSLSGSLPLEDLYELADTKLKDAFSRVDGVSSIAIVGGKEREIQVNLDSRALNSYGLSPMEVYQTVAMSNLSVPAGRVVEGPTEYSVRMLGEFGSLAELEAIRIPTMTGGSVRLTDVATVVDGFKDQRSLARLDGNPSVGITIQKRSDANVIETVDGIAKAIDRLADVLPSGVDIAVVRDSSTFIRSAVRDVIISIILGIVLTSAVLYLFLHDLRSTVIVAIVMPASIVATFLLIDFAGFTLNLMSLLGLGISIGTLVANAIVVLESISSQIDRGESPRSGTEIGVRQVMVAVIASATTNVVVFAPIGFMSGIVGQFFKQFGLTVVFATLFSLFVSFTLTPLLASRLLRSSAPVPSHGPLSALFRLWDRAYGALQESYGRTLVWSLKHRLLTIVMATALFVGGIYLFKFIGSDFLPQFYSDTITIGIQLPPGASLDATDQRVSQIEAIARKLPETVSVASSLGRGSSGQEGVEFASTMLILDPDRKRRGGVIVGELRSLLITEVPDVDLSFDTSQGGGDSGMDVSIEVRGQDLDELTALAESVKALVDATPNLVDSRMSHRSGKPELAVQLDRDRLDRFHLSLAQVGGLLRTSLTGEVASVYREGGEEYDIRVRLDESDREQLEDVDRLLVRVGETSVPLVDLGEVSFRRGPAELTHTDKQRTIAVEANIASGDLGSTIAALRAQTNGMRLPDGYSIHYTGQAEMQQESFASIVTALILAIILTYMLLAALLESFVHPFTIMLTLPLGLAGASAALLISRLSINIFSLMAIVMLVGIVVNNGILLLDLTRQFRVQGMAMRDALIAACPLRLRAILMSNVAIVAGMLPQALSTGGVAAVQSAMAVVMIGGVTVSMVFTLYVIPVAYTIVDRVARAPEVETGSA; translated from the coding sequence ATGTTGCCGGTCCGCAAGCCCGTCCTCACGACGATGATGGTGCTGGTATTCATCGTTCTGGGCGCGGTGTCGTTCATGCGAATCAAGGTCGACCTGTTCCCCGAAATCAGCTTCCCCTACGTCACGGTCGTCACGATCTACCCGGGCGCGGGTCCTGGCGAGGTCGAGACGCAATTGACGGAGAAGATCGAGGACGAGGTCGTCGCGATCAGCCGCGTCAAGCGCGTGATGTCGACGTCACGCGAGAACGTGTCCGTCGTCGCCATCGAGTTCGAGCTGGGAACCGACGTCGATCTCGCCTCGATCGAAGTGAAGGACAAGGTCGACGCGATCCGGTTCAGCCTTCCGCAGTCCGCCGAAGACCCATCCGTCACGAAGTTCGATATCGGCGCAGCGCCCGTGATGGACCTCTCTCTGTCCGGCAGTCTGCCTCTGGAAGACCTCTACGAGCTGGCAGACACGAAGCTGAAGGACGCCTTCTCCCGCGTCGATGGGGTTTCGAGCATCGCCATCGTCGGCGGCAAGGAACGTGAGATCCAAGTGAACCTGGACAGCCGAGCCCTCAACTCCTACGGTCTGAGCCCGATGGAGGTCTACCAGACCGTCGCGATGTCGAACCTGTCCGTGCCGGCGGGCAGAGTCGTGGAGGGACCCACGGAATACAGCGTTCGCATGCTGGGTGAATTCGGTTCCCTTGCCGAGCTCGAGGCGATCCGTATCCCTACGATGACCGGCGGCTCGGTGCGACTCACCGATGTGGCGACCGTCGTCGATGGGTTCAAGGATCAACGCTCACTAGCCCGTCTCGACGGGAACCCGAGCGTCGGCATCACCATTCAGAAACGCAGCGATGCGAACGTGATCGAGACCGTGGATGGCATCGCCAAGGCAATCGACCGACTCGCGGATGTGCTGCCCAGCGGGGTCGATATCGCCGTCGTGCGCGACAGCTCGACATTCATCCGATCCGCCGTGCGCGATGTGATCATCAGCATCATCCTCGGCATCGTGCTGACGTCGGCAGTTCTCTACCTGTTCCTGCACGACCTGAGATCGACGGTCATCGTGGCGATCGTGATGCCAGCCTCCATCGTGGCGACCTTCCTGCTCATCGATTTCGCCGGGTTCACGCTGAACCTGATGTCCCTTCTCGGGCTCGGCATCTCCATCGGAACGCTGGTCGCCAACGCCATTGTCGTGTTGGAGAGCATCTCGTCACAGATCGACCGAGGAGAGAGCCCCCGTTCGGGGACGGAGATCGGCGTTCGACAGGTCATGGTTGCGGTGATCGCGTCCGCGACGACGAACGTCGTCGTGTTCGCGCCGATCGGGTTCATGTCCGGGATCGTAGGTCAGTTCTTCAAGCAGTTCGGGCTGACCGTCGTGTTCGCCACGCTCTTCTCGCTGTTCGTGTCCTTCACCTTGACGCCGCTGCTCGCCTCCCGACTCCTGAGGTCCAGCGCGCCTGTGCCATCGCACGGCCCGCTGTCCGCCTTGTTCCGCCTGTGGGATCGAGCCTACGGCGCGTTGCAGGAGTCATATGGTCGGACCCTCGTCTGGTCCCTCAAGCATCGCCTGCTAACCATCGTGATGGCGACGGCGCTGTTCGTGGGCGGCATCTACCTGTTCAAGTTCATCGGCAGCGACTTCCTGCCGCAGTTCTACTCGGACACGATCACCATCGGCATTCAACTGCCTCCAGGGGCGAGCCTGGATGCGACGGACCAGCGCGTCTCGCAGATCGAAGCCATCGCGCGGAAGCTGCCGGAAACCGTGAGTGTGGCGAGCTCGTTGGGACGCGGCAGCAGCGGACAGGAGGGCGTGGAGTTCGCTTCCACCATGCTCATCCTGGACCCTGACCGCAAACGGCGCGGCGGCGTGATCGTCGGCGAGCTTCGGTCGCTGCTGATCACGGAAGTGCCAGACGTCGACCTGAGCTTCGACACATCCCAAGGCGGCGGCGACAGTGGCATGGATGTTTCCATCGAAGTACGAGGTCAGGACTTGGACGAGCTCACAGCGCTCGCGGAGTCCGTCAAAGCGCTCGTCGATGCGACGCCCAATCTGGTCGACAGCCGCATGAGCCACCGGTCAGGCAAGCCGGAGCTGGCGGTACAGTTGGATCGTGACCGCCTGGACCGGTTCCACCTGAGCCTCGCGCAGGTCGGTGGGCTGCTTCGAACCAGCCTGACCGGTGAGGTGGCATCGGTCTATCGCGAAGGCGGCGAGGAATACGACATCCGAGTCCGACTCGACGAATCCGACCGGGAGCAGCTCGAAGACGTCGACCGACTGCTGGTGCGAGTCGGGGAAACGTCGGTTCCTCTGGTCGATCTTGGCGAGGTGTCGTTCCGGCGTGGTCCGGCGGAACTGACGCACACGGACAAGCAGCGAACCATCGCCGTGGAAGCCAACATCGCTTCAGGCGACCTCGGTTCCACGATCGCCGCGCTACGAGCGCAGACGAACGGCATGCGCCTACCCGACGGATACTCCATCCACTACACGGGTCAGGCAGAGATGCAGCAGGAGTCGTTCGCGAGCATCGTCACGGCGCTCATCTTGGCGATCATACTGACCTACATGCTGCTCGCGGCGCTGCTCGAGTCGTTCGTGCACCCATTCACGATCATGTTGACGCTGCCGCTGGGGTTGGCAGGTGCGAGCGCCGCGCTGCTCATCTCGCGCCTCTCGATCAACATCTTCTCGCTGATGGCAATCGTGATGCTGGTCGGGATCGTCGTGAACAATGGGATCTTGCTGCTCGACCTGACGCGCCAGTTCCGCGTCCAGGGGATGGCGATGCGCGACGCGCTGATCGCCGCCTGTCCGCTCCGTCTTCGTGCGATCCTCATGTCCAACGTCGCCATCGTGGCTGGGATGCTGCCGCAAGCGCTCAGCACCGGCGGCGTTGCGGCGGTTCAATCCGCCATGGCGGTCGTCATGATCGGGGGCGTGACAGTGTCGATGGTCTTCACGCTGTATGTCATCCCGGTCGCATACACGATCGTCGACCGCGTGGCTCGGGCCCCTGAAGTGGAAACCGGTTCAGCGTAG
- a CDS encoding NADH-quinone oxidoreductase subunit M produces the protein MDVLTLLWLVPLVAMVVVLVAPRSLARIISLIATAITLVLSGVVWSSFDPSVASIQMETRLAWIPALNIQYFVGVDGISITLILLTTVISIIAVIASWNIGEETHREGTEKGYFAMLLLLVSGMLGFFLALDLILFYLFFELTLLPMYFLIGVWGGPRREYAAIKFFLYTLFGSVFMLVAILALYFQSGAAGARTFSIPELAQAGLPVHVLNWLWLGFFLGFAIKVPIFPFHTWLPDAHVEAPTPISVILAGVLLKMGTYGLVRMNVQVLSGASEGWWTFLAVLGVINIIYGSFCAMAQKDLKKLVAYSSIGHMGFVLLATAARTPEGINGAIFQMVSHGLLSGMLFLVVGVIYVRAHHRYIVYPTETELLDLYHIDRSKAGTMGFGGLANIMPVYTGVMTIAFFGSLGLPGMSGFVGEALALLGAWRVYPVFTVLAVIGIVVGAAYFLWTIQRMFLGAKNPDWAGLPDISTRELVTLVPLAALVIVLGVVPRIAIDLTKETVVGLQAVQDAVARLTSF, from the coding sequence ATGGATGTGCTCACGCTGCTCTGGCTGGTACCGCTCGTGGCGATGGTCGTTGTGCTCGTCGCCCCGCGGTCGCTCGCACGGATCATCAGCTTGATCGCCACGGCGATCACGCTGGTGTTGAGCGGCGTCGTGTGGTCGTCGTTCGATCCGTCGGTCGCGAGCATCCAGATGGAGACGCGGCTGGCGTGGATACCGGCGCTCAACATCCAGTACTTCGTCGGCGTGGACGGCATCAGCATCACGCTGATCCTGCTGACGACCGTCATCTCCATCATCGCCGTGATCGCCTCGTGGAACATCGGGGAGGAGACGCATCGCGAAGGAACCGAGAAGGGCTACTTCGCCATGCTCCTCCTGCTGGTGTCCGGGATGCTGGGGTTCTTCCTGGCGCTGGACCTGATCCTCTTCTACCTGTTCTTCGAGTTGACGCTCCTGCCGATGTACTTCCTGATCGGCGTGTGGGGAGGACCTCGGCGCGAGTACGCCGCCATCAAGTTCTTCCTCTACACGCTCTTCGGCAGCGTGTTCATGCTGGTGGCGATTCTCGCGCTCTACTTCCAGAGCGGCGCGGCGGGAGCCCGGACGTTCAGCATTCCTGAGCTCGCGCAGGCGGGCTTGCCGGTGCATGTGCTGAACTGGCTCTGGCTGGGGTTCTTCCTCGGCTTCGCCATCAAGGTTCCCATCTTCCCGTTCCATACCTGGTTGCCCGACGCCCACGTCGAGGCTCCGACGCCCATCAGCGTCATCCTGGCGGGCGTGCTCCTGAAAATGGGAACCTACGGCTTGGTGCGGATGAACGTCCAGGTTCTATCGGGCGCGTCGGAGGGCTGGTGGACGTTCCTCGCCGTTCTGGGCGTCATCAACATCATCTACGGCTCGTTCTGCGCGATGGCGCAGAAGGACCTCAAGAAGCTGGTCGCCTACTCCAGCATCGGACACATGGGGTTCGTTCTGCTCGCGACGGCGGCAAGGACGCCGGAAGGGATCAACGGCGCGATCTTCCAGATGGTCAGCCACGGGCTCCTGAGCGGCATGCTGTTCCTCGTCGTCGGCGTCATCTACGTCCGAGCGCATCACCGCTATATCGTCTATCCGACCGAGACGGAGCTGCTGGACCTCTATCACATCGACCGGAGCAAGGCTGGGACGATGGGCTTCGGCGGCTTGGCGAACATCATGCCGGTCTACACGGGCGTGATGACCATCGCCTTCTTCGGGTCGCTCGGGCTGCCGGGGATGAGCGGATTCGTCGGCGAAGCTCTGGCGTTGCTGGGGGCGTGGCGGGTGTATCCCGTATTCACGGTGCTGGCAGTGATCGGGATCGTCGTAGGTGCGGCGTACTTCCTCTGGACCATCCAGCGGATGTTCCTCGGCGCCAAGAACCCGGACTGGGCAGGGCTCCCGGACATCAGCACTCGCGAACTGGTGACGCTCGTGCCGCTGGCGGCTCTGGTGATCGTCCTCGGCGTCGTGCCACGCATCGCCATCGACCTGACGAAGGAGACAGTCGTCGGGCTCCAGGCAGTTCAGGACGCCGTCGCCCGTCTGACATCCTTCTAG